One Pedosphaera parvula Ellin514 DNA segment encodes these proteins:
- the cysC gene encoding adenylyl-sulfate kinase: MNSTSTPTEQLKIVIVGHVDHGKSTFVGRLFHDTGSLPEGKLEQLQKIAERRGVPFEWANLMDALQSERDQNITIDTAQIWFQTKKRQYVIIDAPGHKEFLKNMITGAANAEAALLLIDANEGIQEQSRRHGYLLNLLGIRQIAVLVNKMDLQGYSQERFNQIEKDYRAFLKTIGVEPKLFIPIAAKHGDNIASKSANMTWWQGATVLEALDQFKVSDLPDNQPLRFPIQDVYRFDDRRILAGRIEAGSVKVGDKLLFSPSNKVSTVKTIERWNAPVSESANAGESIGITLTEQIFVERGAVAALETAPPYELNRFKARLFWLGRQPFKQGKIYKLKLATQEADCEIESIEKIIDASTLETISREGEKPYVGRHEVAELTIRTKRAVAFDKHIEIVPTGRFVIVDGFEVSGGGIVAEDNYPKRTSDSLQKSNNIFWSKGKVTAKQRALVNGHSGCVLWLTGLSGAGKSSIANELERELFNIGKHAYVLDGDNIRHGLGSDLGFSPEDRKENIRRVGEVAKLMADAGIICITAFISPYRADRDLVRKMLEGSDNQFVEVYVNAPVEICEQRDPKGLYAKARANEIKEFTGISAPYEAPLRAELELQTSKLTVAESVAKVLDFLNVQDEGTTVSI, encoded by the coding sequence ATGAATTCGACTTCAACACCCACTGAGCAGTTGAAAATTGTCATCGTCGGTCACGTGGACCATGGAAAGTCGACCTTCGTTGGCCGGCTGTTTCACGACACTGGCTCGCTGCCGGAAGGCAAGCTTGAGCAATTGCAGAAGATTGCCGAACGGCGCGGTGTGCCGTTTGAGTGGGCGAACCTGATGGACGCGTTGCAATCCGAGCGCGACCAGAATATCACGATCGATACGGCGCAGATTTGGTTTCAGACCAAGAAGCGGCAGTATGTGATCATTGATGCGCCAGGCCATAAGGAATTTTTGAAAAACATGATCACCGGTGCGGCGAATGCTGAGGCGGCACTGTTGTTGATTGATGCGAACGAAGGCATTCAGGAGCAATCGCGCCGGCATGGTTATTTGTTGAATCTGCTGGGGATTCGGCAGATTGCCGTGCTGGTGAACAAGATGGATCTGCAGGGGTATTCGCAGGAACGATTTAATCAGATCGAAAAGGATTATCGCGCGTTCCTGAAGACCATTGGCGTGGAGCCGAAGCTGTTCATCCCGATTGCTGCGAAGCATGGCGATAACATTGCTTCGAAGAGTGCGAACATGACCTGGTGGCAAGGGGCGACGGTTTTGGAGGCACTGGATCAATTCAAGGTTTCCGATTTGCCGGATAATCAGCCGTTGCGATTCCCGATTCAGGATGTTTATCGCTTTGATGACCGCCGCATTCTGGCGGGGCGCATCGAGGCAGGTTCGGTTAAAGTTGGGGATAAATTGCTTTTCAGCCCCAGCAACAAGGTGAGCACGGTTAAAACGATCGAGCGTTGGAATGCACCGGTAAGCGAGAGTGCAAACGCGGGTGAATCGATTGGTATTACACTGACCGAGCAGATTTTCGTGGAGCGTGGAGCCGTGGCTGCATTGGAGACCGCCCCACCCTATGAGTTGAACCGCTTTAAGGCACGTTTATTTTGGCTGGGACGGCAACCCTTTAAGCAGGGCAAGATTTATAAGCTAAAGCTGGCAACGCAGGAAGCGGATTGCGAAATTGAGTCGATCGAGAAAATCATTGATGCGTCAACCCTCGAGACTATTTCCCGCGAAGGGGAGAAGCCTTACGTTGGTCGTCACGAAGTGGCGGAACTGACGATTCGCACCAAGCGTGCGGTTGCTTTCGATAAGCACATTGAAATCGTTCCCACAGGGCGGTTTGTCATCGTGGATGGTTTTGAAGTTTCAGGCGGCGGCATTGTGGCTGAGGACAATTATCCAAAGCGCACCTCGGACAGTCTCCAGAAGAGTAACAACATTTTTTGGAGCAAGGGCAAAGTCACTGCGAAACAACGCGCATTGGTGAATGGCCACTCCGGTTGTGTGTTATGGCTGACAGGGCTTTCCGGGGCTGGAAAGTCGAGCATAGCGAACGAATTGGAGCGCGAATTGTTCAACATAGGCAAGCATGCGTATGTGCTGGATGGTGATAACATCCGTCACGGACTGGGCTCGGACCTGGGCTTCTCTCCGGAAGACCGCAAAGAAAACATTCGCCGCGTGGGCGAAGTTGCGAAGTTGATGGCCGATGCGGGCATTATTTGCATCACGGCGTTTATCTCGCCTTATCGGGCGGACCGCGACCTCGTGCGCAAAATGCTGGAAGGAAGTGATAACCAATTTGTGGAAGTTTACGTGAATGCTCCGGTCGAGATTTGCGAGCAGCGGGATCCCAAGGGACTTTATGCGAAGGCACGTGCGAATGAGATCAAGGAATTCACCGGCATCTCGGCTCCATACGAAGCCCCATTGAGAGCGGAACTTGAATTGCAAACCAGCAAGCTCACGGTGGCGGAATCGGTGGCGAAGGTGCTGGATTTCCTGAACGTGCAGGACGAGGGAACAACGGTTTCGATTTAA
- a CDS encoding thioredoxin family protein: MATLVTSANFESEVLKHSGRVLVDFYTDSCSPCRYMNPIIDELAMDRPNLKIVKIDAAEDAELGAQFRVMGVPTFLLFDNGQVQKQITGSRSKKEFAAWLDT; the protein is encoded by the coding sequence ATGGCAACCCTGGTTACTTCGGCAAACTTTGAAAGTGAGGTTCTCAAGCACTCCGGACGGGTGCTCGTGGATTTCTACACAGATTCCTGCAGTCCTTGCCGTTACATGAATCCGATCATCGACGAACTGGCCATGGACCGCCCGAACTTAAAGATCGTTAAAATTGATGCCGCCGAGGATGCAGAGCTGGGTGCGCAGTTCCGGGTAATGGGTGTGCCAACCTTCCTCCTTTTTGATAATGGCCAAGTGCAAAAGCAAATCACCGGCAGCCGCTCCAAAAAGGAGTTCGCCGCCTGGTTGGATACCTGA
- the cysD gene encoding sulfate adenylyltransferase subunit CysD, translating to MDYLSKLENQSIYIIREAFNKFENMAMLWSIGKDSTVLLWLARKAFLGHVPFPLVHVDTTYKIGSMIEYRDKLVKDWNLQLIVGKNEEVLKSGVTFPNGKATRVECCGTLKKDGLKQVLDKHHFTGVIVGVRRDEEPTRAKERYFSPRDKNMEWNVEDQPPELWDQFKTDFEKGTHIRIHPLLHWTELNIWEYIERENIPVIPLYFANERGERYRSLGCAPCTFPIKSSAKSVHDIIEELRRTKTSERSGRAQDKESEDAFEKLRRDGYM from the coding sequence ATGGACTATCTAAGCAAACTGGAGAACCAGAGCATTTACATTATACGCGAGGCGTTTAATAAATTCGAGAACATGGCGATGCTGTGGAGTATTGGCAAGGATTCAACTGTGTTGCTCTGGCTGGCGCGCAAAGCGTTTTTAGGGCACGTCCCCTTCCCACTCGTGCATGTCGACACCACCTATAAGATTGGGTCCATGATCGAGTATCGCGACAAGCTCGTGAAGGATTGGAATTTGCAATTGATCGTGGGCAAGAATGAGGAAGTTCTCAAGAGTGGCGTTACTTTTCCGAACGGCAAGGCGACACGTGTGGAATGCTGCGGCACTTTGAAGAAGGACGGCTTGAAGCAGGTGTTGGACAAGCATCATTTCACCGGTGTGATTGTCGGTGTGCGGCGTGATGAAGAGCCAACTCGCGCGAAGGAACGGTATTTCAGTCCGCGTGACAAGAACATGGAGTGGAACGTCGAAGACCAACCGCCGGAGTTGTGGGATCAGTTCAAGACGGATTTTGAAAAAGGCACGCACATCCGCATTCATCCCCTGCTCCATTGGACGGAGTTGAACATTTGGGAGTATATCGAGCGCGAGAATATTCCGGTTATCCCGCTGTATTTTGCAAATGAGCGCGGTGAACGATATCGCAGTTTGGGCTGCGCACCTTGCACGTTCCCCATTAAGTCGAGCGCCAAGAGCGTGCACGATATCATCGAGGAATTGCGTCGCACGAAGACTTCGGAACGTTCGGGTCGGGCTCAAGACAAGGAGAGCGAGGACGCTTTCGAAAAACTGCGTCGTGACGGGTACATGTAA
- a CDS encoding phosphoadenylyl-sulfate reductase → MLTQLPNTVILPSSARIPLNTANVRLLDQQFNTLPTEEVLTWAWEKFGKRAAIGTSFQGAGLVMMHLAKQSGIQFPVFTLDTGLLFPETLALKKRLEDFFGFGIESLVPDLTLEQQAEAQGPELWKREPDLCCTMRKVLPLRSKLADLDCWITGLRRQQSDTRSSIGIIELYAFDETAGRDIVKLNPMANWSREAVWNYIKEHKIPYNPLQDQGYRSIGCQPCTNKTASGENERAGRWTGFNKVECGIHTFLPKKVDFQI, encoded by the coding sequence TTGCTTACACAACTCCCAAATACAGTCATTTTACCCAGCAGCGCGCGCATACCATTAAACACGGCGAATGTGCGCCTGCTGGATCAGCAGTTCAATACTTTACCAACCGAAGAAGTGTTGACGTGGGCTTGGGAGAAGTTTGGAAAACGGGCGGCGATCGGCACCAGTTTCCAAGGTGCGGGTTTGGTAATGATGCACCTGGCGAAGCAGAGCGGCATTCAATTCCCCGTGTTTACGCTTGATACCGGGCTGCTCTTTCCAGAAACGCTGGCGCTTAAAAAGCGGCTCGAAGATTTCTTTGGATTTGGCATTGAGTCGCTGGTTCCAGATCTGACGCTTGAACAGCAAGCCGAGGCGCAAGGCCCCGAACTGTGGAAGCGCGAACCGGACCTTTGCTGCACGATGCGCAAAGTGCTGCCATTGCGGAGCAAGCTGGCGGACCTGGATTGTTGGATTACCGGATTGCGCCGTCAGCAATCGGATACCCGCTCGAGCATTGGTATCATCGAACTGTACGCTTTTGATGAAACGGCGGGACGAGACATCGTTAAGTTGAATCCGATGGCGAACTGGTCGCGTGAGGCAGTTTGGAATTATATCAAGGAACATAAGATTCCTTATAATCCGCTGCAGGATCAGGGTTATCGTTCCATTGGCTGCCAGCCCTGCACGAATAAAACTGCGAGCGGCGAGAATGAGCGGGCGGGACGCTGGACCGGATTCAACAAGGTGGAATGCGGGATTCACACCTTTCTGCCGAAGAAGGTGGACTTTCAGATTTAA
- a CDS encoding NADPH-dependent assimilatory sulfite reductase hemoprotein subunit: MITDPAPAKLSRNEGLKEACPTLSGNIGATLANTTVDRFSDDDYEFLKFHGIYQGDDRDKRKVAKHYQFMVRGRLPGGVVSPDHYLMFDRLAMQYGNQTLRITSRQGFQFHGVVKSSLGPLMKGINEALATTVAACGDVNRNVMAPATPATSRLVEQVLEDARKVSNALLPHTKAYHQIWVEGKELTLEDESNKTFVDPLYGKTYLPRKFKTAFAIPPLNDVDIFTNCVGFIAIVENDKLVGYNLIAGGGLGMSHGNVQTYPRLADVIGFITPEKVVEAAKAVLTVHRDFGDRTNRKHARLKYVLEEKGVEWFRNEIEQRLGFKLETAKAYQFTKQGDLFGWHEQFDGNHFLGLYVESGRVKDTDKFQLMTALRKIVEQFRTEVRLTPSQNIILANVKPADREPITKILAQHGIPVENQASIIRQASMACPALPTCGLALAESERVLPDILGRIEGLLAEVGLQDEEIIIRMTGCPNGCARSMMSEIGLVGRAPNKYQLYLGGNRSSTRLNRLYKENVKTDDLTNELRPVLARFAQERNPGEHFGDFCDRLLLKDGAGPASA, from the coding sequence ATGATTACGGATCCAGCACCAGCAAAATTGTCCCGCAACGAAGGGCTTAAAGAAGCCTGTCCCACGTTGTCGGGAAATATTGGTGCAACCTTGGCGAACACGACGGTGGATCGCTTCTCGGATGACGATTACGAATTTTTAAAGTTCCACGGTATTTACCAGGGTGATGATCGCGACAAGCGCAAGGTGGCGAAGCATTACCAGTTTATGGTGCGTGGTCGCCTGCCCGGTGGTGTGGTGAGTCCGGATCATTATCTGATGTTTGATCGCCTCGCGATGCAGTATGGCAACCAGACGTTGCGCATCACTTCACGCCAGGGATTTCAATTTCACGGCGTCGTAAAGTCCAGCCTGGGGCCGTTGATGAAAGGGATCAACGAAGCGCTCGCCACGACAGTTGCCGCCTGCGGTGATGTGAATCGTAACGTGATGGCGCCAGCGACGCCAGCGACGAGCCGACTGGTTGAGCAGGTGTTGGAAGATGCGCGCAAGGTTTCGAATGCGTTGTTGCCGCATACGAAGGCGTACCATCAGATCTGGGTTGAAGGCAAGGAATTGACGTTGGAGGATGAGTCGAACAAGACATTCGTCGATCCGCTTTATGGCAAGACTTATTTGCCGCGCAAGTTTAAGACGGCGTTTGCCATTCCCCCATTGAACGATGTTGATATTTTCACGAACTGCGTCGGTTTTATTGCCATCGTGGAGAACGACAAGCTGGTGGGATACAATTTGATTGCTGGCGGTGGCTTGGGCATGAGCCACGGCAACGTGCAGACTTATCCCCGTCTGGCCGATGTCATTGGTTTCATCACTCCTGAAAAAGTTGTGGAAGCCGCAAAGGCAGTGCTCACGGTGCATCGCGATTTTGGTGATCGCACGAACCGCAAGCATGCGCGTTTGAAATACGTGCTCGAAGAAAAAGGTGTGGAGTGGTTCCGCAATGAGATTGAGCAGCGCCTTGGCTTCAAGCTGGAGACTGCGAAGGCTTATCAGTTTACCAAGCAGGGTGATCTGTTCGGCTGGCACGAGCAGTTTGATGGGAATCATTTCCTTGGTCTCTACGTTGAATCGGGTCGGGTGAAGGACACCGACAAGTTTCAGTTGATGACCGCGCTGCGTAAGATCGTGGAGCAATTCCGCACGGAAGTTCGCCTGACACCTTCGCAGAATATTATTTTGGCGAATGTGAAGCCGGCGGATCGCGAGCCGATCACCAAGATCCTGGCGCAGCATGGGATTCCGGTGGAGAATCAGGCCAGCATCATTCGTCAAGCTTCGATGGCCTGCCCTGCGTTGCCGACCTGCGGTCTGGCATTGGCCGAATCCGAGCGCGTATTGCCTGACATCCTTGGTCGCATTGAGGGATTGCTTGCTGAAGTGGGATTGCAGGATGAAGAGATTATCATTCGCATGACTGGTTGTCCCAATGGTTGCGCCCGCTCGATGATGTCGGAAATCGGCCTGGTAGGTCGCGCGCCGAATAAGTATCAACTTTATCTGGGTGGTAACCGGTCGAGCACACGTCTCAACCGGCTTTACAAGGAAAACGTTAAAACCGATGACCTCACCAATGAGCTTCGTCCAGTGCTGGCTCGCTTCGCCCAGGAGCGGAACCCCGGCGAGCATTTTGGTGACTTCTGCGATCGGCTCTTGCTGAAAGATGGAGCGGGGCCCGCATCCGCCTAA
- the nifS gene encoding cysteine desulfurase NifS — MDQRKFYYFDNNATTQVAPEVVEAMIPFLRDFWGNPSSAYQFGKQVARHVESAREKVAALINADPREVIFTSCGTESNNSAIHSALVSQPGKRHVVTTAVEHSANIKFCAYLEKRGYDITLLPVESDGSIDIHLLEKSIRPDTAIVSVMWANNETGVIFPLEEIAAICRSKGVPCHTDAVQTPGKLKIDVADLGVDYLSLSAHKLHAPKGIGMLYVKKRARYQPYIIGGGQERGRRGGTENVANIVAFGRAAELAMATLNDENTRVRAMRDRMEKTILSTIPNTVRNGSFDSRLPNTSNIAFDSVEAEAILLMLDQASICVSSGSACTTGSLDPSHVLTAMGLTPSRARGSIRFSLGVYNTNEEVDYLLKHLPPIISRLRAISSSTATMPGKESKSEAAVTK, encoded by the coding sequence ATGGATCAGCGCAAGTTTTATTATTTCGACAATAATGCCACCACTCAGGTCGCACCGGAGGTGGTGGAGGCCATGATTCCGTTCCTGCGCGATTTCTGGGGCAACCCTTCCAGTGCCTATCAATTCGGCAAACAGGTCGCCCGCCATGTGGAGTCCGCCCGGGAAAAAGTTGCTGCCCTGATCAACGCTGATCCGCGGGAAGTGATTTTCACCAGTTGCGGCACTGAAAGTAATAATTCAGCCATTCATAGCGCGCTTGTCTCTCAACCAGGCAAACGCCATGTGGTGACCACTGCAGTGGAACACTCCGCCAATATCAAGTTTTGCGCCTATCTCGAAAAGCGCGGTTATGATATAACTCTGCTGCCGGTCGAATCCGATGGCTCTATCGATATCCACCTGCTGGAAAAATCAATTCGTCCCGACACCGCCATCGTTTCCGTCATGTGGGCGAATAATGAAACCGGTGTCATTTTCCCGCTCGAAGAAATCGCTGCCATCTGCCGCAGCAAAGGCGTTCCTTGCCACACCGATGCCGTCCAGACTCCTGGGAAATTGAAGATAGATGTTGCTGACCTCGGTGTCGATTATCTCTCCCTGTCCGCGCACAAATTGCATGCGCCCAAAGGCATCGGCATGCTCTACGTGAAGAAACGCGCCCGTTATCAGCCTTATATCATCGGCGGGGGACAGGAACGGGGACGTCGTGGCGGAACGGAAAACGTTGCCAACATCGTTGCCTTCGGACGCGCTGCCGAATTGGCCATGGCCACATTGAATGACGAGAATACGCGTGTCCGTGCCATGCGTGATCGCATGGAGAAAACCATTCTCAGCACCATTCCGAATACCGTTCGCAACGGCAGTTTCGATTCACGCCTGCCGAATACTTCAAACATCGCTTTTGATTCTGTTGAAGCCGAAGCCATCCTCCTGATGCTCGACCAGGCTTCCATTTGCGTTTCCAGTGGTTCGGCCTGTACCACCGGTTCGCTCGATCCTTCCCATGTGTTGACAGCAATGGGTTTGACCCCAAGCCGCGCACGCGGTTCCATCCGCTTCAGCCTCGGTGTTTATAATACCAACGAAGAAGTCGATTATTTACTGAAACATCTCCCACCCATCATTTCCCGGCTGCGAGCCATTTCCTCTTCCACCGCGACCATGCCCGGCAAGGAATCCAAGTCGGAAGCTGCTGTCACCAAATAA
- a CDS encoding UbiA family prenyltransferase: MSSARTYLILGRTSNLPTVWSNCLAGWWLGGGGNLKKLPWLFLGATLLYLGGMYLNDAFDAEFDSRFRRERPIPSGAIPLKQVWQIGFGMLVVGIICLMLLGKVTGFLAIVLTLCILAYDAVHKLVTFSPVLMASCRFFLYLVAASVAVNGVTGWSVWCAFALAGYIVGLSYIARKESTRGALRYWPILFLALPIVLALLMNKGQYQTPALLFSGILGLWVMRSLRYTLWSPERNIGRTVSGLLAGIVWVDLLAVADVGRPFAGVFILLFLAALLFQRYVPAT, translated from the coding sequence ATGTCCTCCGCCCGTACATACTTAATTCTCGGTCGCACGTCGAACCTACCTACGGTCTGGTCCAATTGCCTTGCCGGATGGTGGTTGGGAGGCGGTGGAAACCTGAAAAAGCTGCCATGGTTATTCCTGGGGGCGACCCTGCTCTATCTCGGCGGTATGTATTTGAACGATGCGTTTGATGCTGAGTTTGATTCACGATTTCGACGCGAACGGCCAATTCCGTCCGGAGCGATACCCTTAAAACAAGTTTGGCAAATTGGCTTCGGAATGCTGGTAGTGGGAATCATTTGCCTGATGTTGCTGGGGAAAGTAACAGGTTTTCTCGCGATCGTGTTGACGCTTTGCATTCTTGCGTATGACGCGGTGCACAAACTGGTCACTTTTTCGCCCGTTCTGATGGCGAGTTGCCGGTTCTTTCTCTATCTCGTCGCTGCGTCTGTGGCGGTGAATGGTGTTACCGGTTGGTCGGTTTGGTGCGCCTTTGCGTTGGCGGGTTACATTGTTGGATTGAGTTACATTGCGCGCAAGGAAAGCACACGGGGAGCATTGCGTTATTGGCCCATTTTGTTTTTGGCATTGCCCATCGTCCTGGCGCTGCTCATGAACAAAGGACAGTATCAAACTCCTGCACTGTTATTTAGTGGCATACTTGGATTATGGGTCATGCGGTCGTTGCGATACACCCTCTGGAGTCCGGAAAGAAACATTGGTCGCACGGTGTCGGGACTGCTGGCAGGCATTGTTTGGGTGGATTTACTGGCGGTCGCTGATGTCGGTCGCCCGTTCGCGGGAGTTTTCATCCTGCTGTTTTTGGCAGCGTTATTATTTCAGCGTTACGTGCCGGCGACGTAG
- the eboE gene encoding metabolite traffic protein EboE: MKLNHGLHLAYCTNIHRGENWQETFDSLKKYALAVRQQVCPDKPYAIGLRLSNTAAQELKEPGRLSAFKGWLEENNCYVFTINGFPFGRFHGSRVKEQVYRPDWTSRERLDYTNLLFEIIAELVPAGVEGSVSTLPGSFKEFITNPEQEREIRKNIWACVEHIAALSKRTGKKLHLGLEPEPLGYFETSAESIKFFDQMRAEHPNDPRLDEHLGINYDTCHLAVEFEEPKDAIGALQKHGIKISKLHLSSALKVRPTAEVRQTLASFADDIYLHQVVVRTAGGERVIYKDLSPALAGRTGEADEWRIHFHIPLHSPGTKLYESTADHVLGVLDLLKVNPKLCSHLEMETYTWEVLPSELKNRSVVDQLVAEYHWTLEQLSERGLANKV; the protein is encoded by the coding sequence ATGAAATTGAACCATGGTTTGCATCTCGCCTACTGCACGAACATTCATCGTGGTGAGAACTGGCAGGAAACTTTTGATTCGTTAAAAAAATACGCTCTTGCTGTGCGCCAGCAGGTCTGCCCAGACAAGCCTTATGCCATTGGACTTCGCCTGAGTAACACGGCAGCGCAGGAATTGAAGGAACCTGGCAGGTTGAGTGCGTTCAAGGGATGGTTGGAGGAGAATAACTGTTACGTTTTCACGATTAATGGATTTCCTTTCGGCCGCTTTCATGGATCAAGGGTGAAGGAACAGGTTTATCGGCCGGACTGGACTTCGCGAGAGAGACTTGATTACACGAATTTGCTGTTCGAGATCATCGCCGAATTAGTTCCGGCAGGAGTCGAAGGGAGCGTCAGCACCTTGCCGGGCTCGTTTAAGGAGTTCATTACCAACCCGGAGCAGGAACGGGAAATTCGCAAGAACATCTGGGCTTGTGTTGAACATATTGCGGCATTAAGCAAACGGACTGGAAAGAAACTGCATTTGGGATTGGAACCGGAGCCGCTGGGTTATTTCGAGACGAGCGCCGAGAGTATTAAATTTTTTGATCAAATGCGGGCGGAGCATCCGAACGATCCGCGCCTGGACGAGCATTTAGGGATTAATTACGACACCTGCCATCTGGCGGTGGAGTTTGAGGAACCAAAAGATGCGATCGGCGCTTTGCAGAAGCATGGGATTAAAATCAGCAAGCTGCATCTCAGTTCCGCGTTGAAGGTGCGTCCGACAGCAGAGGTTCGGCAGACGCTGGCATCTTTCGCTGATGATATTTATCTGCATCAAGTGGTGGTCAGGACTGCGGGCGGTGAGCGGGTGATTTATAAGGATCTCTCCCCTGCCCTGGCGGGACGGACTGGAGAGGCCGATGAGTGGCGCATTCATTTCCATATTCCGCTGCACAGTCCGGGGACAAAACTTTATGAAAGCACGGCGGACCATGTCCTGGGAGTGCTGGACCTTTTGAAGGTAAATCCCAAGCTCTGTTCCCATTTGGAAATGGAGACCTATACCTGGGAAGTTTTGCCTTCGGAGCTGAAGAATCGCAGCGTGGTGGATCAACTCGTGGCTGAGTATCACTGGACTTTGGAGCAGTTGTCGGAAAGAGGCCTTGCGAACAAGGTTTGA
- a CDS encoding efflux RND transporter periplasmic adaptor subunit, which translates to MNSDKIRELQIPQAEKQRPQGSLFGIFLIVILLTGVAVFFAWPRAKDSSRLVANGPGKPSTNSVAKASSSPTPTAPATANATTGSSPDTILTVSGYIINRERIELSPRYMGTVTWIGVKKGDAVTNGQIVVTLDDAEYKARVHEVEGRLATAKANVDKAKLDYQRIKQLNKTQIESQKAEDDARLQLESAEATLKEIQGSYELAKTYLDWTIIRSPINGVVLEKLVQPNELVVPQSFGGTRGPSTALIAVADPKDLQVEIDINEADLSKIYMGQKCRVSPEAYQDKSYEGYVAEIAPEANRQKGTLQIKVQIKDPDKYLTPELSAKVDFLGKQKS; encoded by the coding sequence ATGAACTCAGACAAGATAAGAGAGTTACAGATTCCTCAAGCAGAGAAGCAACGGCCACAAGGCTCGTTGTTCGGCATTTTCCTGATCGTGATTTTGTTGACGGGCGTCGCAGTGTTCTTCGCCTGGCCGCGCGCCAAGGATAGCTCCAGATTGGTGGCCAATGGCCCCGGCAAACCTTCGACGAATTCGGTTGCGAAGGCATCCTCCTCACCCACACCGACCGCTCCAGCCACAGCGAATGCAACAACGGGCAGCAGTCCAGATACGATTTTGACCGTGAGTGGTTACATCATCAATCGCGAGCGCATTGAACTGAGTCCTCGGTATATGGGAACAGTGACTTGGATAGGGGTTAAGAAAGGCGATGCCGTGACGAATGGACAAATCGTCGTGACGCTCGACGATGCCGAGTACAAAGCCCGCGTGCATGAAGTTGAAGGAAGATTGGCGACTGCCAAAGCGAACGTGGACAAGGCGAAGTTAGATTACCAGCGCATCAAGCAACTCAATAAAACCCAGATTGAATCCCAGAAGGCGGAGGATGATGCGCGACTGCAGTTGGAATCAGCAGAAGCAACTTTAAAGGAAATTCAGGGGTCGTATGAACTGGCAAAGACTTACCTTGACTGGACGATCATCCGTTCACCGATCAATGGCGTCGTGCTGGAAAAACTGGTTCAGCCGAATGAACTCGTCGTGCCGCAAAGTTTTGGAGGCACACGCGGCCCGAGTACCGCGCTCATCGCCGTGGCTGACCCCAAGGACTTGCAAGTGGAAATCGATATTAATGAAGCCGACTTATCCAAGATTTATATGGGACAAAAATGCCGTGTGTCTCCCGAGGCGTACCAGGACAAGTCCTACGAGGGCTACGTGGCAGAAATTGCGCCCGAAGCAAATCGTCAAAAAGGAACGCTGCAGATCAAGGTGCAGATCAAAGATCCGGACAAGTATCTGACACCAGAGTTGAGCGCCAAAGTGGATTTTTTAGGCAAACAGAAATCGTAA